One window from the genome of uncultured Tateyamaria sp. encodes:
- a CDS encoding LysR family transcriptional regulator produces MRTRFDRLALLETFVRIAERQSLSGAARDLGTSQPSVSRQLAALESRLGVVLVRRTTHDVTLTPDGLALLPDARRMIGEWEAIEDRHSEEDALKGTIRVIAPVALGQGLFVRAAAQFMKDHPGITIDWRLRDDVIRFAEEGCDCWLKIGPVPDDSLVVREMARVERLVVGTPDCLGRHVGMGLDAMPWLTLGPFEGNRIELFDQNEAAQSFSVIPKMASDNIFAIYEAAIQGVGIAIMPRWFVASDLDNGTLVDAAPDLRAARLPVNLARASGTKRPARVEKFCNALQDWCAARL; encoded by the coding sequence ATGAGAACCCGCTTTGACCGCCTTGCCCTGCTGGAAACTTTCGTGCGGATCGCCGAACGGCAATCTCTTTCAGGGGCAGCACGCGATCTGGGCACATCCCAGCCGTCCGTTTCCCGGCAGCTAGCGGCATTGGAGAGCCGTCTGGGCGTCGTGCTGGTGCGCCGAACCACCCACGATGTAACGCTGACACCGGACGGTTTGGCGCTGTTGCCCGATGCGCGGCGCATGATTGGGGAATGGGAAGCCATTGAGGACCGCCACAGCGAGGAAGACGCGTTGAAAGGCACGATCCGCGTCATTGCTCCGGTTGCGCTTGGCCAAGGTCTGTTCGTCCGGGCCGCCGCACAGTTCATGAAAGATCATCCAGGCATCACCATCGACTGGCGGTTGCGCGATGATGTGATCCGTTTTGCGGAAGAGGGCTGTGATTGTTGGCTCAAGATTGGCCCGGTTCCAGACGACTCGCTTGTCGTGCGGGAAATGGCGCGTGTTGAACGTCTTGTCGTTGGAACGCCGGACTGTCTTGGGCGCCATGTCGGTATGGGCTTGGATGCCATGCCCTGGCTGACGCTTGGTCCCTTTGAAGGAAACCGGATTGAATTGTTCGACCAGAACGAAGCGGCGCAGAGTTTTTCCGTCATCCCAAAGATGGCAAGTGACAACATTTTCGCGATTTATGAAGCTGCGATACAGGGCGTCGGGATCGCCATCATGCCACGCTGGTTCGTCGCATCAGACCTTGACAATGGAACGCTCGTTGACGCGGCACCCGACCTACGGGCGGCTCGTTTGCCTGTGAACCTGGCACGCGCCTCGGGGACCAAACGCCCTGCACGCGTCGAGAAGTTCTGCAATGCGCTGCAAGACTGGTGCGCTGCGCGACTTTAG
- the merF gene encoding mercury resistance system transport protein MerF, translating into MKDKLLTLGIGGSVVAALCCFTPLLPILLTSVGLTGLLSVFYNDAVLLPALAGFLLITGYALWRRKKQK; encoded by the coding sequence ATGAAGGACAAGCTTCTTACTCTTGGAATTGGCGGCTCGGTTGTTGCAGCTCTGTGCTGTTTCACCCCGCTGCTGCCGATATTGCTGACCAGCGTTGGCCTCACCGGACTATTGAGTGTTTTTTACAATGATGCTGTCTTGCTTCCAGCGTTGGCTGGATTTCTCTTGATCACAGGATACGCGTTATGGCGACGGAAGAAGCAAAAGTAG
- a CDS encoding GDCCVxC domain-containing (seleno)protein: MATEEAKVVLASTLTCPSCGHVETETMPTDACQWFYECKSCQTVLKPLEGDCCVYCSYATVPCPPIQEGKSCCA, from the coding sequence ATGGCGACGGAAGAAGCAAAAGTAGTCTTGGCATCCACACTGACATGCCCTTCATGTGGGCACGTCGAAACCGAAACCATGCCGACGGATGCCTGCCAGTGGTTCTATGAATGCAAATCATGTCAGACCGTCTTAAAGCCGCTTGAGGGGGATTGTTGCGTTTATTGTTCCTATGCAACCGTTCCATGTCCGCCGATCCAAGAAGGCAAGTCCTGCTGCGCTTAG
- a CDS encoding helix-turn-helix domain-containing protein — MFSIGELSKRTKVKVPTIRYYEEMGLLTEAERTSGNQRRYDTAGLERLSFIRHARDLGFSIEAILSLIELQEHPDRSCQTATEIATSQLTDVRAKIKRLRALEKELVRMSKGCYGDGVSEDCYVLASLADHRLCDQEH; from the coding sequence TCAAGGTTCCCACCATTCGTTACTATGAAGAAATGGGTCTTTTGACAGAAGCCGAACGCACGAGCGGCAATCAAAGACGCTACGACACAGCCGGACTAGAGCGGTTGAGCTTCATTCGCCACGCACGTGATTTGGGCTTCTCGATAGAAGCTATTCTGTCCCTCATTGAACTCCAGGAACACCCGGATCGTTCTTGCCAAACTGCGACGGAGATTGCGACATCGCAGCTCACGGATGTGCGCGCCAAAATCAAACGGTTGCGCGCTTTGGAGAAAGAACTCGTTCGAATGTCCAAAGGTTGTTACGGTGATGGCGTTTCCGAGGATTGTTACGTGCTGGCGTCACTGGCTGATCACAGGCTTTGTGACCAAGAGCATTAA